Genomic window (Tolypothrix sp. NIES-4075):
ATTTCAACATCGGCTACAACGCTGCTACTGGCGAATTTGAAGACTTGATTGCTGCTGGGATTATTGACCCTGCCAAAGTTGTGCGTTCAGCTATTCAAAACGCCGCATCTATCGCAGGTATGGTTTTAACCACAGAAGCGATCGTTGTTGAGAAGCCTGAGAAGAAACCCGCCGGCGGTGCCCCTGACATGGGCGGCATGGGCGGCATGGGCGGCATGGGCGGCATGGGCGGTATGGGCGGCATGGGCATGATGTAGTCCAAAACTGGGGACGCTTGGACTGGGTAATAAAGCCCCAGCCCAATCCCTAATTTCCGTCATCAAATCCTGTAAGGGCGGGAAAACCCCGCCCTTTTTGATATAAATATTTTTGCAGCGGTTTGTCTTTTCAGGACAAACTGTTTTTTTGTAACATTATTTGATTTTTCGGATTGTATTCTCAGCAAGAAGATGCTAAAACACTAAAACAAAAATAATGTAATTTTTTATGAGAAAACCAAATAGTATAAAATGACCAATTTAAATTATTCAGATTAATGTTAAAAAAACTAAATAAATCTACCTTGCCTTTTTGCCAGTTAAAAATTCAAGGATAGATAATTTTTGACTAATTAATGACTTGTTACAGGTAAAAATACATGATGAGAAAACTTCGTCGCCTTCCTCTAAAATTAGTTAAGCCAAAAGATGATGAGGAGGAAGACTTTTTTCACCGACCGGGTGATATGCCGGGAACTATCATTATTGATGCAGACGCTCCACCACCGGTAATATTCCTGATTGATTATAACAAGACCGACGTAGTTCGCAAGCAACTGAATACACCAGAGGAGTGTGCTCCTTATTTGGATAAAGAATCTGTTTCTTGGGTGGATGTGCAAGGTCTAGGCAGTATGGACATTTTGCAGCGACTGGGAAAGGTGTTTGATTTGCATCCTTTGGTTTTAGAAGATGTGGTAAATGTACCAGAGCGTCCCAAAATAGAGGATTATGATGACCAATTAGTGATAATTTCGCGCATGGTGGTGCCAAAAGAGAGAGTATGCGGGTTTTATAGCGAACAAGTGAGTTTGGTATTGGGGAAATATTACCTGCTGACAGTGCAGGAGGAACCAGAACATGATTGCTTAGAAGGAGTGCGATCGCGTATTGAAAAAGGTAAAGGCATTATTCGCTCATCAGGAGCCGATTATTTGGCTTACACTCTGTTAGATGCGATAATTGATGGGTTTTTCCCCGTGCTGGAGCTTTACGGCGAGCGCATTGAAGAGTTAGAGGAAGAAGTCATAATTAATCCTACCCGCAAAACACTACAAAAAATCTATAAAATTAGGCGAGAATTACTGCAACTGCGTCGCGCTATCTGGCCCCAGCGGGATGCGATTAATTCTTTAATTAGAGAGGGCAACGATCTAATCAGTGACGAGGTGCGAATCTACTTACGAGACTGTTATGACCATGCAGTGCAAGTGATGGACATGGTGGAAACTTACCGGGAACTTGCATCTGGGTTGATGGACGTGTATCTTTCAGCAGTGGGTAACAGAATGAATGAAGTCATGAAGCTGCTAACGGTGGTGTCGGCAATTTTTATTCCGTTAACTTTTATTGCAGGTTTGTATGGAATGAATTTTGAGTATATGCCAGAACTGAAATTGCATTGGGGTTATCCGTTTTGTTTAGCAGTCATGGCGGCGATCGCTCTTGGATTAATATTCTTTTTCTGGCGAAAAGGCTGGCTGGAAAATGCTTCCACAATTAAGCACGATTAAAGATTTCACATGGGCAATGAATCGAATATCTATTCACATTAGCAGGGAGTCTATATTCTGAATTATGAGAGGAACAGGCGATCAGAATTTATTTGTTTTGACGTTTTATATAATTGGCGTCACTTACACTTTCAATCGGATGATTGAATCAATCGACGACCAAATTAAGTTTGAATACCAAAAAGCTGTCGTCGATGAACAACTCAAAGAACAAAATATTCAAGACCATGTAGGCATTACCTTTAAATTCAAACCCTCAAACTCACTTCAAGACGTGAAAGAGTTGTCAATTAGTATTGAAAATAAATCGGATAATCTTGCCGTATACGCTGACTGGGATAATACCTCTTTGGTGGTCGAACATAACAAGCAATCGCGCAGAGTAATTCGCAAATCACCAGATGTCACCCGCGACTTAGCTGTACCCCAAAGTCCGAGCCTAGTTGCTCCCAAGAAAACACTTACACAAACAGTGACAGCAGAAGATGTTTTCGAGCGCGATCAAGTAGCTGGAACCTACACACCCAAAAAACCCATAGTTGATATTACAGGGCTGCAAAAAAGTCCCGTCAAAGCGCAAAGGATTTTGTACAGCGACTTTATGAATAGAAGAAAAAACTTGGATTTTTCGCTACAACTAGTGCTAAGGATATCTGAAGTACGTGTGGGTCTAGCCCCAGGTGTGAATATCCCTGCGATGTGCATTATCAATTGTCCCTTCGTAGTTAAAAAACTACCTTGGACATACGCTTTACCTTGGAATAAAAAGAGATAAGTTAATCTCAAACCGGACACACGACCCCATACAAGATTACACTGGATCGTGGGAGAGAGTAGGCGCAGGCGGTTGCAGATCAGTTTCGTTGAAACTGGTTTGAGGAAAGTCCGGACTCCCGAAAGACCAAACTTGCTGGATAACGTCCAGTGCGAGCGATCGTGAGGATAGTGCCACAGAAAGATACCGCCTGGGCTAGGGACTAGGGACGCTTGAACTAGGGACTGGGAAAGAATCTTCCTAATCCCCAGTACCCAATCCCCAGTACCCAATCCCCGGTAAGGGTGCAAAGGTGCGGTAAGAGCGCACCAGCAGCGTTGAGAAGCGCTGGCTCGGTAAACCCCGGTTGGGAGCAAGGCGAGAGGAACTACGGTTGGTCTTTTACCAGTTCCGTTATAAAAGAGCCGCTAGAGGCGTTTGGTAACAAGCGTCCCAGATAGATAACTGCCCTCGCAAGAGAACAGAACCCGGCTTATGTCCGACTCTCTCCCCTATTTTTCTCATTAGCCATTTGTTAATGACAATGACCAATGACCAATGACTCTCGCTTATCCACGCCGTCAACGACAGCTTGAAAACTTAGTACAAAAATTAGGTCTGTCAACACAAGCACCTATAAAGTGGCAGCTTCTCGATTTGGCGCTGACTCATCCGACTGTCTCTGAGTCGGCAAATTATGAACAACTGGAGTTTGTCGGCGATGCGGTGGTGCGCTTGGTGGCGGCTGTTGTGTTGTGGGAAAATTATCCTGATTGCCCAGTGGGGGATTTTGCGGCAATTCGTTCGGTGTTGGTAAGCGATCGCATTCTCGCTCAACTGGCAAAAGAATACGGTTTGGAGCTATACTTACTTGTCGCTGGCAGTGCTACCGCTGATAAAGTTGGTCAAGAGTCACGACTGGCAGATGCTTTTGAAGCCGTCCTCGGAGCGCTTTACCTAAGTACTCAAAATCTCGAACTTATTCACCCTTGGCTAGATCCCCACTTCAAACAATTAGCAGCAGAAATTCGCCTCGATCCCGCCAGACTGAACTACAAAGCCGCTTTACAAGAATGGACTCAGGCTCAATTTAAAGTTTTACCTGAATATCGAGTTGTAGAAATTAATTTACCGCACCACAATCAAGAACGTTTCATGGCTGAAGTGTGGCTGCACGGCAAAAAGCTCGGTCAAGGCAAGGGACGCTCCATTAAAGGCGCCGAGCAAGCGGCGGCAAAGGTAGCTTTTTTTGCTATTAGCTCTCAGGATAAACACTGAAGCAAAAACTCGCTTAATAAGCTGATAATCAGTTGGTTGTTAGTTGTTAGTTGTTGGTTGTTGGTTGACGGTTATCGACTAACCACTATCCACTATCAACTATCCACTATCAACTATCCACTAGCTAATAACTATTAACCAATGATTAAAATCGCTGTTATCGGAGTTGGACGTTGGGGTGTGCATTTGCTGCGGAATTTTTTACAACATCCCGATGTAAGTGTTGCTGCGGTAGTAGACCCTAATCCAGAACGATTAGCAGCAGTAAAACAGCAGTTTAACTTAGATATTAATGTAGTATTAACAACTCAATGGCACGAACTCAAGCATCTGCCTGGGTTGGAAGCAGTAGTAATTGCTACTCCTGCCATTACCCATTACTCTTTAATTACCGATGCATTACGCTGGGGATACCACGTTTTAGCAGAAAAACCCTTAACTCTAGACCCAACAGAGTGCCAAGAATTATGTCAGTTAGCAGAACAACTGAACTTAATCCTGATGGTTGACCACACTTATTTATTTCACCCAGTAGTTGAGCGAGGGCAAACTGTAGTTCAGAGTGGTAAATTAGGTGATTTACGTTACGGCTACGCATCCCGCACGCATTTGGGACCAGTCCGTCAAGATGTCGATGCTTTGTGGGACTTAGCGATTCACGATATAGCAATTTTTAACAATTGGCTAGGTCAAACACCCGTAAAAGTACAGGCTACGGGTACAGTTTGGCTACAGGGAGGAATGGGGGAGATGGGGAGACAAGGAGATGGGGAGACAAGGAGATGGGGAGACAAGGAAGAAATTTTTCCAAAGAGTCTCCTTGTCCCCTCATCTCCCTCATCTCAAAATCAAGGACTAGCAGATTTAGTCTGGGTGACACTTACGTACCCGGATGGCTTTCAAGCTTACATACACTTGTGCTGGCTCAATCCTGATAAACAGCGGCGTCTTGTGGTTGTGGGAAGCCTTGGCAGCTTGATTTTTGATGAAATGTCAACGGAAGCACCTTTGACGCTACTACATGGTGAGTTTGAGGTGAAGGTAAATCAATTTATACCTGTGAATCAAAGGCGAGAGGTGTTGGAAGTAGAAACAAGCGAATCATTGCAGCGGGTTTGTTCGGGCTTTGTTAACTGCATCCTTGAGAATACTCCCTCAATGATTTCATCTGGCTGGGTAGGCACAGAATTGGTGCAAATTCTCACGGCTTTAACAGAATCTCTTTGTGAAGGTGGTAAATCTGTTTTTGTTGACAAAGTTGTTAGTCGTTAACCAATAACCCAAGTTGCTAGTTATGCAGTTGGGCGATCGCTTACAGTACGTTACAAACACGTTGAGCAAATGACTAGAGAGTTAAGGCAGTGTATTAGTGATTTGCCTGATAGTTTCGTTTGAGTCAATCACCTTTACTGAAAAATAAAAACGGCGTTGCTGAAACTGTAATGAACTAAGCTGGCAGAGGAAGCGTCCAAGACTTCAACAGGACTTACGCAACTGGCGCAGGCAGTATTGGCACTAGCTCTACAGATGGCTCTTGAGAGAAGAAAGCTGGGAGATGGGGCAGCAGCAGTTTTTGGATCTGACATTAACATTACTTTTTCAGCAACGCCCAGAAATTTAATAGCTATGCATGAGTCCTGTCATGATTAGATCCACATGAGCAAAAAGGGTAAAACCCGCTCGAATATCGGGAGCCGTGTGCCATGAAAGTGGCACGCACGGTTCTAATAGAGAGGTGCGGAGGATAATACCTCCCATCGACTCTACCAGTCAGATATTAAATCTATTTCGTCACTTCAAAAGATTTTACTTCTAAAACTTGACCAATCATGGCAGTAGTCATGATATCTTCGCGCACCTTTCCTGTGACTTTTGCTTTTTGTCCGGCTTTAAGTAAGTTTTTGTCAGCACCCCTAAGGATTTCGTAGGTAACGCCCTCCTCTGTAACTAGCGCCCAAGCGCCGGTGCCAATATCACGGTGTTGGATAGTACCTGTAACTGTAATGCTCATATGATTTTAAGTCCTAAATGGGTAATGGGGCATGGGGCATGGGGCATGGGGCATGGGGCATGGGGCATGAGGCATTGGTAATAATTCTTTCCCTTTACCCTTTACCCTTTTCCCCTCTTCAAAAAGCCCATTGCCCAATTCCCAATGCCCTACACTGCTTGTTCCTGATTTTTCAGGGCTAGCCTAGCAAGTCCGTAACAAAGTAGAGCGTTGATGATGAGAAAAAGGCGCGACCAAATACCATTTCCCAAGCCCCAAACTGCTGGATCGTATACTGCGCTGACTCCCAGACATGCGGCTATACCTAGGGTGGAACCGACTGCAAACCATTTCCAAGTGGGATTTCCTAGCAGCAACGCCATTAAAATAATCGGAATCAAGACGCTGGCAAACAGGGGATTAAAAGCGTCTGTTCCCTGAAGCGCGTTGCCGAGTTCGGGAATTGAACTGCCCAAGACGCGGAAGGGCCATTGGGGAACATCAAAGATATAAATCCCTTTCAGGAAGAATAACCCAGAACTGCCGGCGACTAAGCCACTAGCTAAAGACCAACTCCAAGTAAAGGGGAAGTAAACCCGTAAAAACCAAACTAGCAAATAAGAACCGACTACCATTAAAATTTTAGGCAATAGCGCGATCGCACCGCCATCAATCCAAAAGCCGGGGTTAAGATAGCCGTTATTCCGTAACCACGCAAAGAAATCTTGGAAAGTGATTTGCCCTTGCACTGCACGTTTAACTGCTGCATCAGCATTCAGTTGTCCGGCGCCGTAGTAGTTCAAAGCATCTTCTTTAATAGTTCTTGCCGACTCCTGAAGCACAGCCAAAACTTGATCTGGTTCTTTGATTCCAGAAGCTTCAATTAATGCTGCCACACCAGCAACGTGAGGGGCAGCCATGCTTGTACCCTGGAAGCCCATAAACACCCCTACGCCATTGTTATCGGGGTCGATGGTTTCTTGCAAAATCTTACCAGCA
Coding sequences:
- the corA gene encoding magnesium/cobalt transporter CorA, with the protein product MMRKLRRLPLKLVKPKDDEEEDFFHRPGDMPGTIIIDADAPPPVIFLIDYNKTDVVRKQLNTPEECAPYLDKESVSWVDVQGLGSMDILQRLGKVFDLHPLVLEDVVNVPERPKIEDYDDQLVIISRMVVPKERVCGFYSEQVSLVLGKYYLLTVQEEPEHDCLEGVRSRIEKGKGIIRSSGADYLAYTLLDAIIDGFFPVLELYGERIEELEEEVIINPTRKTLQKIYKIRRELLQLRRAIWPQRDAINSLIREGNDLISDEVRIYLRDCYDHAVQVMDMVETYRELASGLMDVYLSAVGNRMNEVMKLLTVVSAIFIPLTFIAGLYGMNFEYMPELKLHWGYPFCLAVMAAIALGLIFFFWRKGWLENASTIKHD
- the rnc gene encoding ribonuclease III; the encoded protein is MTLAYPRRQRQLENLVQKLGLSTQAPIKWQLLDLALTHPTVSESANYEQLEFVGDAVVRLVAAVVLWENYPDCPVGDFAAIRSVLVSDRILAQLAKEYGLELYLLVAGSATADKVGQESRLADAFEAVLGALYLSTQNLELIHPWLDPHFKQLAAEIRLDPARLNYKAALQEWTQAQFKVLPEYRVVEINLPHHNQERFMAEVWLHGKKLGQGKGRSIKGAEQAAAKVAFFAISSQDKH
- a CDS encoding Gfo/Idh/MocA family protein codes for the protein MIKIAVIGVGRWGVHLLRNFLQHPDVSVAAVVDPNPERLAAVKQQFNLDINVVLTTQWHELKHLPGLEAVVIATPAITHYSLITDALRWGYHVLAEKPLTLDPTECQELCQLAEQLNLILMVDHTYLFHPVVERGQTVVQSGKLGDLRYGYASRTHLGPVRQDVDALWDLAIHDIAIFNNWLGQTPVKVQATGTVWLQGGMGEMGRQGDGETRRWGDKEEIFPKSLLVPSSPSSQNQGLADLVWVTLTYPDGFQAYIHLCWLNPDKQRRLVVVGSLGSLIFDEMSTEAPLTLLHGEFEVKVNQFIPVNQRREVLEVETSESLQRVCSGFVNCILENTPSMISSGWVGTELVQILTALTESLCEGGKSVFVDKVVSR